The window TCGCGAATCATCCCGCCGATTTCCTCAGTCGCTTTTTTCGATGATTCCGACAGTGTTCGGATCTCGTTGGCCACAACGGAAAAACCTTTCCCCGCTTCACCGGCACGCGCCGCCTCAATACCGGCATTCAAGGACAGCAGTTCCGTGCGACGGCTAATCGCCGCGATGGTCGTGATGAATTGACTCACATGGCGCGACATTTCATTGAGTTCCTGAATAATTTGAGTGGATGAACCCATGGTACTTTTTAATTCACTGATCGCCCGTATTTCATGACCCACACTTTTAATCCCGCCACTCGCGGTTTTGCTGGTCGCCGAGGTATCCTCCGCCATCTCCACGGCTGACAAATTCACTTTTTCCGCAGCAATTGCCAACGCACGATTAATCTTTATAATTTTTTTAAGTTGATCCAATGCCGTCGCCACTTTGTCCTGGAGTACCGAATATTTTTCCAACACTGCGCATAGGGGGCGGGTGGTCTTGGGAGAAAGTGCTTTTAGCGGCTGCATCTCTGCTGTCATCTTGTGTGAAGATAAAGCGCTTTTTTCCAGTTGATCCATTTTTTCAGATATAAGCGTGAGTTCCTGCTCAAAAGCCATCAAAACATCGTCCTTGGCCGGACCGCCTATACGTCTTCCCATAAGGGTATTTTTAATTAAATATGAAAGGTCGGCAAATATTTTATTTATAATAATATAATGTAAAAAAATTGTAGTTATCGAACTGATCAATAAAACACATAAAATCAATAAGAAAATATGAATCTTATCAAAAAACCGGAGCGAAAGGAGTGCCGTCATACATCCCATTGCCATCCCGGAAACGACAGATCCCCAAATTTTAATATTAGATAGTGGCATGATATTCATAACAACCAAAGTCTACCATATTATTATTCCGGAAACCGCTCATTTTTCACCTTTTTAGCCTGGCACGGCGCTATTCCATCGTATGATAAACTTCACTTTAGGCCAGAATTGCCTCCGCCTCTCATTGGCACAATTTTTTAGTCACAACTCGGAACAGCTGATTTTGTCCAATCAGGCAGGGGGATGATCCAACAAATCCTGTATTCCTGGAAAAGGTGATAGAATCCGTTCAAATACACCAAGCGATTTGGCAATCACCAATCCATAATTAGCGATCGGGACACCCGCTTCCTGCGCCCGTAAAATCCTGGTCAGAACTTCCCTGCGATTGGTCATGCAGGCACCACAGTGAATGATCAGTCGATAAGAAGATAAGTCTGCTGGAAAATCATGACCCGCTTCATGCTCAAATAAAAGATCACCACCCACATATTGCATCAGCCATCTGGGTATTTTCACACGTCCGATATCCTCACCGATCGGATGATGGCTGCAAGATTCCAGAATTAAAATGCGGTCGCCGGGTTTCAGGTGATCAATTGTCTGCGTCCCTTTCACAAACGTTTCCAAGTCCCCTTTCCATCGCGCAAAAAGAACGGAAAATCCAGTCAAGGGAACCGAGGCCGGAACATCTGCATTGACCTTCAAGATCGCTTGCGAATCGGTGATAACAAGTTGCGGCGGATGTTTAAGATTATCTAAAAGATCCAACAACTCACGTTCCTTCACCACCAGCGCTTTGGCATCACAATCCAGTACTTCACGAATCACTTGTACTTGCGGGAGAATTAATCGTCCTTTGGGCGCTTCAAGATCTACCGGCACAACCATAATCACCGTATCACCCGGGCCGATAAGGTCCGCAACAATCGGGAGGTCATTGAAAAAAGATTCCGGTGCATGATCCACAATGGCTTTGCGCAAAATATCAATACCTGTACCGGTTTTCGCAGAAACCAAAACCGGGGTTTCATTATTTTCCAGGGACTTTCCGACCAGATCCGAAGCCGGGGATCCCAGATCAGATTTATTGATGACAACAATAAAAGGTATTTTTCTTTGTTTCAATTGTTGAATGACTTTGTGTTCGGGCTGGCCCCATTGTGTATCCAATACGACAAATGCCATATCCACGCGATCCATGGCTGCCATTGTTTTTTCAATACGCTTGTTACCGAGCGATCCGGTATCATCCAAGCCTGCCGTGTCTAAAAAAATCACCGGACCAATCGGTTTGAGTTCAATGGGTTTGCTGACAACATCGGTTGTGGTGCCGGGTATCTCCGATACAATTGCAACGTCCTGGCCGGTGACGGCATTTAAAAGTGTCGACTTCCCGACATTCCTTCTTCCGAAAATGCCGATGTGCATCCGCATGCCTTGGGGGGTATCCTGCATTTTACGTGTCCTTTCAAGAGATGACGATATCCGATATGATACGGCATCCTGTCCAAAAAAGAAATTCCAAACTCCCCGAACACCTATTTAGCCATTTTAAGCATAAATAATTACGATAAAAAGCCTGTTTTAAAAGCAAAAGAGAGCACACCGACATTTTTGTAATATATTATTGATAATTTACTAAATAGTATTATCGGCGTTTTGTCAATACGTCTGACTTTTTGCGCTCCGGCGCCAGCGGTCAAACAAATCCACGCAAGCATCGCGCAAGATATGCTTCGTAATTTTCATCGGACTTCCCGAGAGTGCCAGCATTTTAGAATTGGAAATACGCAACTCGCGAAAACCGGATTTTTCTGCATCCGCAATCCCCGCACCATAAACAATGCGCGAAATTCCCGCCCAGTGACACGCGCTAAAACACATCGGACACGGTTCGCACGTCGAGTAAATTGTCGTGCCCGGCAAATGAACCGTTTGAAGTTTCTTGCACACCTTGCGAATTACTTCAACCTCGGCATGTGCTGTAATATCCTTATTTTTCCATACTTTATTGTGACTTCGCGCCAGGACCACCCCGTCTTTTACAATACAGGCACCAAAGGGTGTTTGGCCTTTTTCAATACCCGCGATCGCACTTTTGATCGCCTGTTGCATAAACACAAAATCATCTGATTGATTATTCATGTTCCTTTTTCCCTTTCCGAATCGTGCCCAGTGCATTAACCGCTTCCGGCGTAATGAGTGCCTCACACGCTTCCAACGAAAGCCTGGTTATTTTGTGAGCAGCTGTTATAAAATCACAATTGTTGTCTTGCATGTGTTTCGCAACCTCGGTCGCTTTGTGATATCCCACCACCGGAACCAAAACCGTTGCAATGGCCCGGCTGCGAATCGCATGTCCACGGCATTGCTCTTCATCAGCCGTAATTCCCTTCACACATTTTTCCGCCATGAGAAAATTCGCATTCCCTAATATTACCAGCGACTCTATCATATCCAGCGCGACCAATGGAAGAAAAGCATTTAGTTCCATTTGGCCGGATCCCAGTGCCCAGGCAACAGCATGCTCATGCCCGGAAACCTGGATGGCAACTTGCGTGATCATTTCCGCCATCACCGGATTAATTTTGTTCGGCATAATTGACGAGCCGCTCTGGACTGCCGGTAAATGAATTTCCCCGATCCCTCCATCCGGCCCCATTGCCATCATTCTCAAATCTCCGGAGATTTTCATTAAATTCATTGCATGGGTTTTTAGCATGCCCATGACTTCAACCAGAGCATCCTGATTCTGGGTCGCCTCTAATAAATTTTCAGCTCTTGATAGCGGTAAATCAGTTATGACTCGCAATTCATCAGCTACTCTAAAAACATAGTCCTGCGGAGCCCCCATTCCCGTCCCTATGGCTGTTCCACCCAGATTAATAACCCGAATTCTCTCAGTGCACTTAAAAATCCGCCATCGATCCCGGCTCAAAACTTCAGCCCAGGCACCAAAACTCCTTCCCAGCGTCATGGGAACTGCATCCATAAGCTCAGTCCGGGCAATTTTGATACATTTTGCGAATTCTTTTTCCTTCTCCTGAAAGGATTCCTGTAAAATCGTTATATTTTGTTCTAATTTCTTCAATAGTCTAAAAACAGCTATTCTAAGAGCTGTTGGATAGGTGTCGTTTGTGGATTGATGTAAATTAACATGCTCCAAAGGATCACACTTTCTATAATCACCCTTTTGATGTTTCATTATTTCAAGCGCACGATTTGCGACTACTTCACACATATTTAAATTCGTACTCGTTCCGGCACCACCTTGATAGGCGTCTACAATAATGCTTGAAATCAAATCATTTTCCTCAATTTCCCGACATGCTTTTTCGATCGCCTCAGAGATATGCCTATCCAGGTAACCAAGCTTATTGTTTGTTACTGCACAAGCCCGCTTTACATTTGCAAATGCAATAATGAGCTCTCGGGGGATTTTTCTGCCTGAGATACTAAAATTCTCAAAAGCGCGTGCAGTGTGAATTCCCCAATACTCATCCCCGGGAATTTCCCGAACTCCTAAAATATCCTTCTCTATTCGACTTTCCGTCCCCATAATAACATACCGCCTTTCATCATTTGCTGAAACACCACTTTATTCGTATCTTGTTTAGCACGAACTATGATATATAAATACTGTTATTACAATAATTTATTTAAATACATAAACAATAGTATTGTCGGCTAGGATGGTGTCTCCAACGCTTCTTTTACTCCTTAAATATCATTATGCCTTGTTGCATGACAAATACCCATAAATCATATTTTTAATTCAATTGCTTATATTTCTGTTCAGATATATACCCCACAACTCACAAAACCAATAATGACAATTCTTTGTATAGGATTTAAAAAAATGTACAATCCATTAAGAAGCAATGTACTATCCATTCCTGAATTTTGCTGTTTTTATACGGAACACATCTTCAACAAGAATTGTCCTTATTTTATAAATACAATAAACATATAAAAACACTATGTTACACTTTGTGGTACACTTAAATATTCCAAATTTTATCACCCAAAAAAGCTTGTCACTCTATTAATATGTTATGCCGTTTGGAGTGTTCAATTAATTGCATCAAATACTCCGATTTCTATTCATCATAATTAATATGGATGCTTACTTTAAACAACAAATTATTTCATCCGGAAATATTATTTTGCCGCATAAGTGGTATTTAGGAACACTTAGGCTCTCTTGCGGACAAAAATTGTCATTCTAAATACAGATTGGCAGAGAAATCATCCTCCACTTTAGACTCGTGATAAAAATTACAAGCAGAGAAAACCAAACGTCCTAATTACATAAAAAAAACAGTTCCTTAGCCGTGAACAATTGCAACCTATAAAAACACTTATTTTAAAAGATTTTTACAGGTGAAAACACTAATGTGTCACATAGCAGGAACACTTGAATCTATTTAAGTGAGATTTTTTATTATTTCCATGGAGGATATTCCCTTTGGTATGACTATACATTACCACCACCTACTCACACTTGTTGAATCCTCCCATAAAAATACCACGGGCAGCTTACCCGGCATTCGCCCCCGCATACGCGGGGCAAGCTGGGCAGGCTGTCTCCATCGTGTTCGCGCTAGCGCGATAAATCCCAATACCACTTTTTTCGAAAATGCTTATTGTCTTTTCGTACTATGTTGTCGTGCACCCACTCCAGTGCCTATTTTTCTACCAACTCTTTTCATTCGATTTGTCATGCAGGTTGAGCAAAGATCAGCTGTCTCCCGAATGCATGCTTTGCTTGGATATATTTCATAGTATTTTCTATACTTAATGGGTGTTACATTGGGCATTACCACGTTTGCACCGTGAAAAAGCGCATTCTCTCTTCCAGACGCGAGGTTTATACTGGCCAATGCCGTCGTGGCCGGCATATTTGCTTCTTTGCATTTAATCCTGGTGAGTGCAATGGCCTTATTAACGGTTAATTCATCGCCTGGAATTTGATTTCTGGGTGCAAAACGATAGGTTGCCAGCGGCGTATCAGGGTGCGGGATAAAAGGTCCAATGCCAATCATATCAATGTCCATGCGCTTGAACCATAAAATGTCTTTGGCAACACTAGTATAAGTCTGACCGGGAATTCCAATCATAATTCCAGAGCCAACTTCATACCCGAGCTGCTTAAGTCGTGAAATGTTCTCCTTTCGAGAACCGAACGGCTCACCAGGATGGATTTTTTCCAGCAATTTTTTATCTGTGGTCTCGATTTTTAAAAGATACCGATCAGCACCTTGTCCTTTCCATTCTTTCAAAACTTCATATGGTTGCTCTCCAAGTGAAAGTGTGATCGCAAGACTGGTATTTTGCTTTATCCAGCGAACCAGCTCGCTTATATCGTTCGGTATAATTCTAGGGCTCTCTCCAGCTTGAATGACAACAGTACCATATCCGAATTTTTCGATTTTTCTGATACAAGATTTGATTGCCCGATCCGTCATATGATACCGATGAATATCCCTTCTCTCTCCGCGTATGCCGCAATACAGACAATGGCGGACACAATAATTTGAAATCTCGATGATGCCGCGAAAATGAACTTCATCACCAACATATTTTTCACGAACCGCATTGGCAGTATTCCATAGTTTATTTAATTTTCGTTTATCCTTTGTGGTCAACCATTCAACTATATCTCGTTTATTTAGACGCATCATCAATCACCACTTGAATTATTATTCTATGACTATTTATACACCGTGACATTTACGTTTTTTTCCTTAGCAAAAGTTAGTTTAAAAAAAAGTGCTAAACTATTTTTCACGGAATAGTTTAGCACTTTTTAAAATGTTTGAAATGAATAAATGGAAAATAAAATAGCTGAAAACAGGATTATTTCACTTCTGCTCTCAGCCACTTTATTGGCATGATTATTGATTATACAATTGCCTTACCCCTATTGGTATAATGCGTATGCAATAGCTCGTGACTCTTCTTACTACAGGGTCCGTTAGTTAAATACTCCTCATAGACCTTGAGAACATGAGGATTCTCATGTGACTTGCGTATTTCCAGTGATTCATCCTCAGCGTAGATGGCTGCGGCTCTGGCTGCCCTGATTTCAGGGGATGTTGGGATAGGCTGGCCGCCACCCCCAAGACATCCTCCCGGACATGCCATGAATTCAATAAAATGACACTCGGAAAATTTTCCCCCAGCCTTGATATTCTCCATCACTTTGTGTGCGTTGGCAGTTCCGTGTGCAACAGCGACCTTGAGGGTTGCACCATTGAGAAAGTCCCAATTGGGAATTTTGAGGTTCTTCAGGATCTCAGGTACAGGTCCAACCTGAGGGATCTTAAGTTCCATATATTTGATTCCCTCAAAACCCCGGACCGGCTCAATTTTCAAATTCTCAAATATCTGTTCTGCCTTAAGACCGGTTACCAATTCAACGACTGTCCGCAAGGCTGCCTCCATAACACCGCCAGTTGCTCCAAAAATCAAACCAGCACCTGAAGCCTCACCAAATGGATCATCAAAATCACTCTTCGGTAGTGACGGAAGATCAATACCAGCCTCTTGAATCATTTGTGCCATTTCACGTGTTGTCAGACCATAGTCAATATCCTTAAATCCAGAATCCGACATTTCCGGTCGGTTGCATTCAAATTTCTTAGCTGAGCAAGGCATGAGCGCAACTGTCACAATATCCTTCGGATCGATATTATGCTTTTCAGCATAATATGTCTTCATGACAGCCCCAAACATCTGCTGGGGGCTTTTAGCCGAACTCATATTAGGAATATATTCAGGATAGAAATGTTCCAAGTATTTTACCCATCCTGGCGAACAAGATGTGAATTGAGGCAATATAACTGATTCATCTTTATCCAGCAATACTCCTTTTAGTCTTACCAGTAACTCAGTTCCTTCTTCAATAATAGTAAGATCTGCTGAGAAATTAGTGTCAAACACTTTATCAAATCCGCATCTTTTTAACGCAGTATTCATTTCCCGGGTTACGGATGTCCCTGGTTTAAGGCCAAACTCCTCCCCAATCGCTGCTCTGGGACTCGGTGCAGTTTGGATAATTACATGTTTATCGGGATTATCAATAGCAGCCCAGATATCATCTGAGGGGTCATTTGCTCTCAAAGCACCGGTCGGACAGCGGTTGATACACTGTCCACAATTAATACAAATAACATCAGAGAGTGGTTTATCCATAAAAGTGGTTATTCGACTATCGAATCCCCTATCAATTGCCTCTAAAACACCGACTTCCTGAAGATCAATACATGTTCTGACACACCGTCTGCATAAAATGCACTTATTCATATCCCGGACAACAGCGTAGGATGAATTATCCACCTCGGTTTTAGGCTCCTGGACATGCCCAAACCTATAGAAATCAACCCCATATTCCTTTGCTAGTGATTGTAATTCACAATTATTGTTACGCACACAGGAGTAACACTCACCATAATGGTCAGACAGCATTAAATCAAGGATATGCCGCCTTGCTCGACGTACTTTTGGAGTTGAAGTATAAATTTTAATCGGCTCAGTGATTGGATAAGAACAGGCAGTCTGAAGTGTTCGCTGACCTTCCACCTCAACAACGCAAATTCTACAAACCCCGGCAACACATAAATCCGGATGGTAACAAAGCGTCGGAATGTGAACATTCACATGTTTTGCAGCGTCAAGAATTGTAGTTCTGACAGGAACATCAAAAGTATGCTCATCAATCGTCACAGATACTTGAATACCCTCATCAGCTATGCCACGTGTCCGATCATCCTCATTTAATCGCTGACTTAAGGGCGAACGTGCATTTTTACCGCATTCTGAAACATTTTCCTGATGAACGGATCTGCTATCCATATTAGAATAACCCCCTAATTGACTTCTGACATCTGTTTTTTACGTCCCAGAATCTCATCTTTGAAATGTTTCGTTATATCAAGAAAAATATTAGGCGCTGTTTGACCCAATCCACACTTGCTGGCCAGCTGCATAGTCTTGCCAAGTCCCTGAATTTCTCTCAAATACTTTATTGAGCACTGACCCTTCAAAAGCATATCAACACCCTCTAGAAGTCGGGCATTTCCAATTCGACAAGGCGTACACTGGCCGCAAGATTCTTCATTAAAAAACTCTATAAAATTCTTCACAACATTGAGCATATCTGTATTTGGACCAAAAACAATGATCGATCCACCTGTAGGAATGTCCTCAAATGCAATCGTATGACCAAATTCTGATCTAGGCACACATCTTCCTGCTGCACCACCAACCTGAACGGCCTTAGCATCTTCACCACCAACAACTTCTAATAATTCTGTTATTGTTACGCCATATGGCATTTCAAATATTCCTGATACTTTGCAATCGCCAGATACGGAAAAAAGCTTCATTCCACGTGATTTTTCAGTACCTTCCTTCCTTAACCACTCCGGACCTTTTGCAAGGATATGCGGAACCATGGTAAATGTCTCAACATTATTAACAATCGTGGGATTACCATTGTAGCCGGTATTCACAGGAAATGGAGGTCGATTTCTCGGCTCACCCCGCTGACCCTCCAAAGATTCAATTAATGCGGTCTCCTCACCGCATACATAGGCGCCGGATCCAATCCGCACATCCACATTAAACGTAACCCCTTTATTTCCAAGTATATTATCCCCTAATAACTGATCATTTTTCCTCTTCTCAATGGTATTTAAAAGATTTTTATGAAGATAAGAGTATTCACCCCGTAGGTAAATAATCCCGTTTTTCGCACCAATTGCTATTCCGGCAATTGTCACCCCTTCAAGCATAAGGTCAGAATAATCAGTAATTAAAACACGATCCTTGAATGTTCCTGGTTCACCCTCATCAGCATTGCAAACAACATATTTACAATCCCCAGTGGCATCGGAAGCTAATTTCCATTTAATGCTGGTAGGAAATCCAGCACCACCTCGTCCTTTCAGACCGGATGCTTCAATCGCTTGAATAATTTTCTCCGGACCTATTTTCAATGCTTCCTTAAGACCCTTATTTAATTCAATTTTCGATAATGCGCCTCTTGATTTTTCTACTTTCACATTGGATTGAACAGGATTCTCGCTCTGAATTTTCTTTTCGCCCTCAGATGCGTATACACCAAAACTTTTCCGGCATATTTCAATAATATCATAGACTTTTTCAGCTGTAACATTAGTAAAAACATAGTCATTAACCAACAAGGCAGGACCCTGATCGCACATTCCCAGACAATTGGCCCAAAATAATGAGAAACGTCCATTCTTGGTCGTCTGGCCAAACTGAATGCCCAATTCATTCTCTAATTGCCGGGCAACAGATTCCTTGCCGGCTAATTCACAGGATATCGTTCTACATAATCGAATTACAAAATTTCCTTGGGGTTTGGTTGATAAAAAGGAATAGAAACTCACAACACCATAGACTTCAACAGGATGGATGGACAATAAGCGGGCAACTTCCTGCATGGCAAAATCACTAATATGATGATGCTTGACCTTGATTGCCTGCAAAATGGGCAACAACCCCTCACGACGATTTTTATGTTTGGCTGCCAAATCCTCAATTTCCTGACTAAGTCGTAAGCGTTCACTCTCAAGCATTTCGTGTCACTCCTCTCAGGTTATCAATTGGATTACAAGCAAAATAATCGGGTAGCGGCCTGCCTTTCGAGTAAAGCCCCACAGTGTAACCCCGGGACTCCCTTGATAGTTTCAAACAATTTTATTCAAACAAAATTTTTAATAAAAATCCACAGGTTTACACCCGTGGTATTTTTGTCGAGAGATGTTCGCCCTGCCCTAAATATGGCAGGATGTCGCACCGATCTGCTGAACTATCAATTCGGTGCTCCACCTTCAATCGGCGATATTTTCACTTGCTTCATCAATGGACTTACCCGGCACCCGGCATTCGCCGGGCAGGCTGTCCATCGTGTTCGCACTAGCACGATAATCATACAGTATTTTATTCCAATTGAAAAGCGTG of the bacterium genome contains:
- the hydF gene encoding [FeFe] hydrogenase H-cluster maturation GTPase HydF; amino-acid sequence: MQDTPQGMRMHIGIFGRRNVGKSTLLNAVTGQDVAIVSEIPGTTTDVVSKPIELKPIGPVIFLDTAGLDDTGSLGNKRIEKTMAAMDRVDMAFVVLDTQWGQPEHKVIQQLKQRKIPFIVVINKSDLGSPASDLVGKSLENNETPVLVSAKTGTGIDILRKAIVDHAPESFFNDLPIVADLIGPGDTVIMVVPVDLEAPKGRLILPQVQVIREVLDCDAKALVVKERELLDLLDNLKHPPQLVITDSQAILKVNADVPASVPLTGFSVLFARWKGDLETFVKGTQTIDHLKPGDRILILESCSHHPIGEDIGRVKIPRWLMQYVGGDLLFEHEAGHDFPADLSSYRLIIHCGACMTNRREVLTRILRAQEAGVPIANYGLVIAKSLGVFERILSPFPGIQDLLDHPPA
- a CDS encoding nucleoside deaminase codes for the protein MQQAIKSAIAGIEKGQTPFGACIVKDGVVLARSHNKVWKNKDITAHAEVEVIRKVCKKLQTVHLPGTTIYSTCEPCPMCFSACHWAGISRIVYGAGIADAEKSGFRELRISNSKMLALSGSPMKITKHILRDACVDLFDRWRRSAKSQTY
- a CDS encoding aspartate ammonia-lyase — translated: MGTESRIEKDILGVREIPGDEYWGIHTARAFENFSISGRKIPRELIIAFANVKRACAVTNNKLGYLDRHISEAIEKACREIEENDLISSIIVDAYQGGAGTSTNLNMCEVVANRALEIMKHQKGDYRKCDPLEHVNLHQSTNDTYPTALRIAVFRLLKKLEQNITILQESFQEKEKEFAKCIKIARTELMDAVPMTLGRSFGAWAEVLSRDRWRIFKCTERIRVINLGGTAIGTGMGAPQDYVFRVADELRVITDLPLSRAENLLEATQNQDALVEVMGMLKTHAMNLMKISGDLRMMAMGPDGGIGEIHLPAVQSGSSIMPNKINPVMAEMITQVAIQVSGHEHAVAWALGSGQMELNAFLPLVALDMIESLVILGNANFLMAEKCVKGITADEEQCRGHAIRSRAIATVLVPVVGYHKATEVAKHMQDNNCDFITAAHKITRLSLEACEALITPEAVNALGTIRKGKKEHE
- the hydE gene encoding [FeFe] hydrogenase H-cluster radical SAM maturase HydE codes for the protein MRLNKRDIVEWLTTKDKRKLNKLWNTANAVREKYVGDEVHFRGIIEISNYCVRHCLYCGIRGERRDIHRYHMTDRAIKSCIRKIEKFGYGTVVIQAGESPRIIPNDISELVRWIKQNTSLAITLSLGEQPYEVLKEWKGQGADRYLLKIETTDKKLLEKIHPGEPFGSRKENISRLKQLGYEVGSGIMIGIPGQTYTSVAKDILWFKRMDIDMIGIGPFIPHPDTPLATYRFAPRNQIPGDELTVNKAIALTRIKCKEANMPATTALASINLASGRENALFHGANVVMPNVTPIKYRKYYEIYPSKACIRETADLCSTCMTNRMKRVGRKIGTGVGARQHSTKRQ
- a CDS encoding [FeFe] hydrogenase, group A, coding for MDSRSVHQENVSECGKNARSPLSQRLNEDDRTRGIADEGIQVSVTIDEHTFDVPVRTTILDAAKHVNVHIPTLCYHPDLCVAGVCRICVVEVEGQRTLQTACSYPITEPIKIYTSTPKVRRARRHILDLMLSDHYGECYSCVRNNNCELQSLAKEYGVDFYRFGHVQEPKTEVDNSSYAVVRDMNKCILCRRCVRTCIDLQEVGVLEAIDRGFDSRITTFMDKPLSDVICINCGQCINRCPTGALRANDPSDDIWAAIDNPDKHVIIQTAPSPRAAIGEEFGLKPGTSVTREMNTALKRCGFDKVFDTNFSADLTIIEEGTELLVRLKGVLLDKDESVILPQFTSCSPGWVKYLEHFYPEYIPNMSSAKSPQQMFGAVMKTYYAEKHNIDPKDIVTVALMPCSAKKFECNRPEMSDSGFKDIDYGLTTREMAQMIQEAGIDLPSLPKSDFDDPFGEASGAGLIFGATGGVMEAALRTVVELVTGLKAEQIFENLKIEPVRGFEGIKYMELKIPQVGPVPEILKNLKIPNWDFLNGATLKVAVAHGTANAHKVMENIKAGGKFSECHFIEFMACPGGCLGGGGQPIPTSPEIRAARAAAIYAEDESLEIRKSHENPHVLKVYEEYLTNGPCSKKSHELLHTHYTNRGKAIV
- a CDS encoding NAD(P)H-dependent oxidoreductase subunit E → MLESERLRLSQEIEDLAAKHKNRREGLLPILQAIKVKHHHISDFAMQEVARLLSIHPVEVYGVVSFYSFLSTKPQGNFVIRLCRTISCELAGKESVARQLENELGIQFGQTTKNGRFSLFWANCLGMCDQGPALLVNDYVFTNVTAEKVYDIIEICRKSFGVYASEGEKKIQSENPVQSNVKVEKSRGALSKIELNKGLKEALKIGPEKIIQAIEASGLKGRGGAGFPTSIKWKLASDATGDCKYVVCNADEGEPGTFKDRVLITDYSDLMLEGVTIAGIAIGAKNGIIYLRGEYSYLHKNLLNTIEKRKNDQLLGDNILGNKGVTFNVDVRIGSGAYVCGEETALIESLEGQRGEPRNRPPFPVNTGYNGNPTIVNNVETFTMVPHILAKGPEWLRKEGTEKSRGMKLFSVSGDCKVSGIFEMPYGVTITELLEVVGGEDAKAVQVGGAAGRCVPRSEFGHTIAFEDIPTGGSIIVFGPNTDMLNVVKNFIEFFNEESCGQCTPCRIGNARLLEGVDMLLKGQCSIKYLREIQGLGKTMQLASKCGLGQTAPNIFLDITKHFKDEILGRKKQMSEVN